The following proteins are co-located in the Nocardia bhagyanarayanae genome:
- a CDS encoding aminotransferase class I/II-fold pyridoxal phosphate-dependent enzyme, whose amino-acid sequence MPRQTQIGLMSHEELVSEHESQTANYATLKTEKLTLDLTRGKPSPEQLDLSAELLSLPGEGDYRDGTGTDCRNYGGLHGLPELRAIFGELLGIPVENLLAGNNASLELMHDVITYAMLYGTNDSERRWAAEPALKFLCPAPGYDRHFAITEALGFEMIPIPMRHDGPDTHRIAELLAADPQIKGLWAVPNYSNPTGVVFSEEIVRELVSMPAAAPDFRLFWDNAYAVHPLTDTAAPVFDVLGMAAAAGNPNRPIVFASTSKITFAGAGVSFLGASTANLDWYLSHAAKKSIGPDKINQLRHLRFFKDADGVRAHMQKHREILEPKFALVLKILEDRLGASKVASWTEPKGGYFISLDVLEGTAARVIALAKDAGIALTAAGSAFPYRNDPEDKNIRIAPSFPKLPELEKAMDGLATCVLLAATEKLLGK is encoded by the coding sequence ATGCCCCGGCAAACGCAGATCGGTTTGATGAGCCATGAGGAGCTCGTGTCCGAACACGAGTCCCAGACCGCGAACTACGCGACGCTCAAGACCGAGAAGCTCACGCTGGACCTGACCCGCGGAAAACCTTCGCCGGAACAACTCGATCTCTCCGCGGAACTGCTCTCGCTGCCAGGCGAAGGCGACTACCGGGACGGCACGGGCACCGACTGCCGCAACTACGGTGGGCTGCACGGCCTCCCGGAACTGCGCGCCATCTTCGGTGAGCTGCTCGGCATCCCGGTGGAGAACCTGCTCGCGGGCAACAACGCGAGCCTCGAGCTGATGCACGACGTCATCACCTACGCGATGCTGTACGGCACCAACGATTCCGAGCGGCGCTGGGCCGCCGAGCCTGCGCTGAAGTTCCTCTGTCCCGCACCGGGTTACGACCGCCACTTCGCGATCACCGAGGCGCTCGGCTTCGAGATGATCCCGATCCCGATGCGCCACGACGGCCCCGACACCCACCGCATCGCCGAGCTGCTCGCCGCCGACCCGCAGATCAAGGGTCTGTGGGCGGTGCCGAACTACTCCAACCCGACCGGCGTCGTGTTCTCCGAAGAGATTGTGCGCGAACTTGTTTCGATGCCGGCCGCCGCCCCGGACTTCCGCTTGTTCTGGGACAACGCCTACGCGGTGCACCCGCTGACCGACACCGCGGCGCCCGTTTTCGACGTGCTCGGCATGGCCGCCGCCGCGGGAAACCCGAACCGGCCCATCGTTTTCGCCTCCACCTCGAAGATCACCTTCGCCGGCGCGGGCGTCAGCTTCCTCGGTGCCTCCACCGCGAACCTGGACTGGTACCTCTCGCACGCCGCGAAGAAGAGCATCGGCCCCGACAAGATCAACCAGCTGCGCCACCTGCGCTTCTTCAAGGACGCCGACGGCGTGCGCGCGCACATGCAGAAGCACCGCGAGATCCTGGAACCGAAGTTCGCCCTGGTGCTGAAGATCCTGGAGGACCGGCTCGGCGCGTCGAAGGTGGCCTCCTGGACCGAGCCCAAGGGCGGCTACTTCATCAGCCTCGATGTGCTGGAGGGCACCGCGGCCCGGGTGATCGCGCTGGCCAAGGACGCGGGCATCGCGCTGACCGCCGCCGGTTCGGCCTTCCCCTACCGAAACGACCCGGAGGACAAGAACATTCGCATCGCCCCCAGCTTCCCGAAGCTGCCGGAACTGGAGAAGGCGATGGACGGCCTGGCCACCTGCGTCCTGCTGGCGGCCACCGAGAAGCTGCTCGGTAAGTAG
- a CDS encoding NmrA family NAD(P)-binding protein translates to MTTLVTGATGNTGRHVVAELVRRGERVRALTRDPAAAKLPSGVELATGTHTAPETLGAALDGITRLHITVTAGLAEVGEELVRRAVDAGVRRITIVWGGAVGPVERAVADSGVEWTRLEPQEFMSNTLTWADSIRAEGVVREPYDFPSALVHEADIGAVAAAALVEDGHAGRAYNLTGPEPLTLRERLAILSKAIDRDIAFDRISHQQAIDRLMAMGVSQADADYVIGWYAAPPTEAATVDDTVPRVLGRPARTFTDWVTEHAHRFRTP, encoded by the coding sequence GTGACAACACTGGTAACGGGCGCGACCGGCAACACCGGCCGCCATGTCGTGGCAGAACTGGTGCGTCGAGGCGAGCGCGTCCGTGCGCTCACCCGCGATCCGGCGGCCGCGAAACTCCCCTCGGGCGTCGAACTGGCGACGGGCACTCACACCGCACCCGAGACTTTGGGCGCGGCGCTCGACGGAATCACCCGGCTGCACATCACCGTGACGGCCGGGCTCGCGGAGGTCGGCGAAGAACTGGTCCGCCGTGCCGTCGACGCGGGCGTTCGACGCATCACCATCGTGTGGGGCGGTGCGGTCGGACCTGTCGAGCGAGCGGTCGCCGATTCGGGTGTCGAGTGGACGCGCCTCGAACCGCAGGAGTTCATGTCCAACACGCTGACCTGGGCCGACTCCATCCGCGCCGAGGGCGTCGTGCGCGAACCGTACGACTTCCCGAGCGCCCTGGTGCACGAGGCCGACATCGGCGCGGTCGCCGCCGCCGCGCTCGTCGAGGATGGCCACGCCGGTCGGGCCTACAACCTCACCGGACCGGAACCGCTCACCTTGCGGGAACGTCTCGCGATTCTGTCCAAGGCGATCGACCGCGACATCGCCTTCGACCGGATCTCACATCAGCAGGCGATCGACCGGCTCATGGCCATGGGCGTCTCCCAGGCCGACGCCGACTACGTCATCGGCTGGTACGCCGCACCGCCGACCGAAGCCGCCACCGTCGACGACACCGTCCCCCGAGTGCTCGGCCGCCCCGCCCGCACGTTCACCGACTGGGTCACCGAACACGCCCACCGCTTCCGCACCCCCTGA
- a CDS encoding GtrA family protein, which yields MNSVDQAELDPGPLLRVVRRQEIAFAMVGMVNTGLGIALTVMWLAIFDGRVSAALAPAAAYSISIVIAFVLHRTLVFRVRGQVMRDFFAFVAVNSGGLLMNMVLLQAAVSLLHLPSIPSAVVVMALVAVASFFGHRHISFRRKAVEPV from the coding sequence ATGAACTCCGTCGACCAGGCCGAACTGGATCCCGGGCCGCTGCTTCGCGTCGTGCGGCGGCAGGAGATCGCGTTCGCCATGGTCGGCATGGTGAACACCGGACTCGGCATCGCGCTGACGGTGATGTGGCTGGCGATCTTCGACGGCCGCGTCTCCGCAGCGCTCGCGCCCGCCGCCGCTTACAGCATCAGCATCGTGATCGCGTTCGTGCTGCACCGCACCCTGGTCTTCCGGGTGCGGGGGCAGGTAATGCGTGATTTCTTCGCCTTCGTCGCGGTGAATTCCGGTGGGCTGCTGATGAACATGGTGCTGCTGCAAGCGGCCGTCTCGCTGCTGCACCTGCCGAGCATTCCGTCGGCGGTCGTGGTGATGGCGCTGGTCGCGGTCGCGAGTTTCTTCGGCCACCGGCATATCTCGTTCCGCCGCAAGGCCGTCGAGCCGGTCTGA
- a CDS encoding cytochrome b, with protein MANGLARTTSEQADAADQRYRGAAFMKRSINKVFPTHWSFLLGEIALYSFIILLLSGVYLTLYFDPSMAHVTYDGAYQPLRGVGMSRAYETALNISFEVRGGLFVRQVHHWAALLFAASIIVHLFRIFFTGAFRKPREANWVIGSLLLILAMFEGFFGYSLPDDLLSGTGLRAAFSGITIGIPVIGTWMHWLMFGGDFPGDIIIPRLYIAHVLLFPGIMLALIAAHIALVWYQKHTQFPGPGRTENNVVGARIVPVFAADQGAFFAFTLAVVGLMGGLFQINPIWNLGPYNPSQVSAGSQPDFYMMWTDGLARLMPPWELYLGRYTVPASFWVALTMGLVFVLLISYPWIEKRLTKDHEAYHNLLQRPRDVPVRTAIGAMAITFYVVLTISCVNDIIAYKFDISLNATTWAGRIGVLLGPPIAYFIAYRLCLGLQRSDRTVLDHGIETGVVKRLPHGEYIEVHQPLGPVDEHGHPIPLEYQGAAVPKKMNRLGSAGKPGTGSFLRADPAAESSRNLAIEHEEEHRQLAVLRRYQDRTTGNGHGRDETE; from the coding sequence ATGGCGAACGGACTCGCGCGAACAACCAGCGAACAAGCTGATGCGGCAGATCAGCGATATCGCGGCGCGGCATTCATGAAGCGGTCGATCAACAAGGTCTTCCCGACCCACTGGTCGTTCCTGCTCGGTGAGATCGCCTTGTACAGCTTCATCATCCTGCTGCTGTCGGGTGTGTATCTGACCCTGTACTTCGATCCGTCGATGGCGCACGTCACCTACGACGGCGCGTATCAGCCGCTGCGCGGTGTCGGCATGTCGCGGGCATACGAGACCGCGCTCAACATCTCCTTCGAGGTGCGCGGCGGTCTGTTCGTGCGCCAGGTCCACCACTGGGCGGCGCTGCTGTTCGCGGCCTCGATCATCGTGCACCTGTTCCGCATCTTCTTCACCGGCGCGTTCCGCAAGCCGCGCGAGGCGAACTGGGTGATCGGCTCGCTGCTGCTGATCCTGGCGATGTTCGAGGGCTTCTTCGGCTACTCCCTGCCCGACGACCTGCTCTCGGGCACCGGCCTGCGGGCGGCGTTCTCCGGAATCACGATCGGGATCCCGGTGATCGGCACGTGGATGCACTGGTTGATGTTCGGCGGCGACTTCCCCGGCGACATCATCATCCCGCGCCTCTACATCGCCCACGTCCTGCTCTTCCCCGGGATCATGCTCGCACTGATCGCCGCGCACATCGCGCTGGTCTGGTATCAGAAGCACACCCAGTTCCCCGGACCGGGACGCACCGAGAACAACGTGGTCGGCGCGCGCATCGTGCCGGTGTTCGCCGCCGATCAGGGTGCGTTCTTCGCCTTCACCCTCGCCGTCGTCGGCCTCATGGGCGGCTTGTTCCAGATCAACCCGATCTGGAACCTCGGGCCGTACAACCCCTCCCAGGTCTCCGCCGGTTCGCAGCCCGACTTCTACATGATGTGGACCGACGGTCTGGCGCGCCTCATGCCGCCGTGGGAGCTGTACCTGGGTCGATACACGGTCCCCGCCTCGTTCTGGGTGGCGCTGACCATGGGCTTGGTGTTCGTGCTGCTGATCTCCTACCCCTGGATCGAGAAGCGCCTCACCAAGGACCACGAGGCGTACCACAACCTGCTCCAGCGCCCGCGCGACGTTCCGGTGCGCACCGCGATCGGCGCCATGGCGATCACGTTCTACGTGGTCCTCACGATCTCCTGCGTCAACGACATCATCGCCTACAAGTTCGACATCTCGTTGAACGCGACGACCTGGGCAGGCCGCATCGGCGTCCTCCTCGGGCCACCGATCGCGTACTTCATCGCCTACCGCCTGTGCCTCGGCCTGCAACGCAGCGACCGCACGGTGCTCGACCACGGCATCGAGACGGGCGTGGTCAAGCGCCTGCCGCACGGCGAGTACATCGAGGTGCACCAGCCGCTCGGGCCGGTCGACGAACACGGCCACCCGATCCCGCTGGAGTACCAGGGCGCGGCGGTGCCGAAGAAGATGAACCGCCTCGGTTCGGCGGGCAAGCCGGGCACGGGCAGCTTCCTGCGCGCCGATCCGGCGGCCGAGTCCAGCCGCAACCTCGCCATCGAGCACGAAGAGGAACACCGGCAGCTGGCGGTGTTGCGGCGCTATCAGGATCGCACCACCGGAAACGGCCACGGCCGCGACGAAACCGAATAG
- a CDS encoding DUF397 domain-containing protein yields MEVDLTGAVWRKSTYSGPDGNCVEVAFLDGGNVAVRDTKDKGVGPVLAFTPGEWDAFLSGVSAGEFDKA; encoded by the coding sequence GTGGAAGTTGATTTGACGGGCGCTGTGTGGCGTAAGAGCACATACAGCGGCCCCGACGGGAACTGCGTGGAAGTGGCATTTCTCGACGGTGGCAATGTGGCTGTCCGCGACACCAAGGACAAGGGCGTCGGCCCGGTCTTGGCGTTCACGCCGGGCGAGTGGGACGCATTCCTGAGCGGAGTGTCGGCGGGGGAGTTCGACAAGGCCTGA
- a CDS encoding DUF309 domain-containing protein — MVERPRDEAGRARNPRPRDRFGRPLPLGSEGVPRIPDDLNLPPQQTLTLAQQLLDDGLAFNAHEVLEAAWKNGPFAERMLWQGLAQYAVGLTHIQRGNPKGARTLLGRAVGRLRAYEPGDSGNSDDDCHDRSADDSGELPNRALPYDIDGAGLIARAEALLAALDSGAAITEDDLKPRLRV, encoded by the coding sequence ATGGTCGAACGCCCACGCGACGAGGCAGGTCGCGCCCGCAACCCCCGCCCACGAGACCGGTTCGGCCGCCCGCTACCGCTCGGTAGCGAGGGCGTGCCGAGAATTCCGGACGATCTGAATCTGCCGCCCCAGCAAACTCTTACCCTCGCGCAGCAACTCTTGGATGACGGTCTGGCATTCAACGCCCACGAAGTATTGGAGGCGGCATGGAAGAACGGACCGTTCGCCGAAAGGATGCTGTGGCAGGGACTCGCGCAATACGCGGTCGGTCTGACGCACATACAACGCGGTAATCCGAAGGGAGCGCGGACCCTGCTCGGTCGCGCGGTCGGTCGGCTGCGGGCCTACGAACCAGGCGATAGCGGCAATTCGGACGACGATTGTCACGACCGCAGTGCGGACGACTCGGGAGAACTCCCGAACCGCGCTCTGCCCTATGACATCGATGGCGCGGGACTGATCGCGCGCGCCGAAGCGCTGCTCGCCGCCTTGGACTCCGGCGCGGCGATCACCGAGGACGACCTCAAGCCGCGGCTGCGCGTCTGA
- the gluQRS gene encoding tRNA glutamyl-Q(34) synthetase GluQRS, with the protein MAVVPAAQLDSFARGAGRYAPSPSGDLHLGNLRTALLAWLFARSSGRRFLMRIDDLDRVRPGAAERQLADLAAIGLDWDGPVVRQSERLPHYDAAIERLTAAGLTYECYCTRREIQQAATAPHGPMGAYPGICRTLSADARARRRAEGRPAALRLRAAAADFEVVDDLHGRYRGPVDDVVLRRGDGTPAYNLAVVVDDAAQGIDQVVRGDDLLPSTPRQAYLASLLDLPIPRYAHVPLVLNESGQRLAKRDGAVTLADRRALGNTPEQVVSLLADSLGYTARTPSQLLEHFDPARLPREPWILAVDGLLQPSGCP; encoded by the coding sequence ATGGCAGTCGTGCCCGCCGCCCAGCTCGACTCATTCGCCCGAGGCGCGGGCCGCTATGCGCCGAGCCCGTCGGGCGACCTGCACCTGGGCAATCTGCGCACGGCACTGCTCGCCTGGCTGTTCGCGCGCTCGAGCGGACGGCGGTTCCTGATGCGGATCGACGACCTCGATCGGGTGCGCCCCGGCGCGGCGGAGCGCCAGCTCGCCGATCTCGCGGCCATCGGACTGGACTGGGACGGCCCGGTGGTGCGCCAATCCGAGCGCCTGCCGCACTACGACGCCGCCATCGAGCGGCTCACCGCCGCTGGTCTGACCTACGAGTGCTATTGCACCAGAAGGGAAATCCAGCAGGCCGCGACTGCACCGCACGGACCGATGGGCGCCTACCCGGGAATCTGCCGCACCCTGAGCGCCGACGCTCGCGCGCGCCGCAGGGCCGAGGGCAGGCCCGCCGCGCTGCGCCTGCGTGCCGCGGCCGCCGATTTCGAGGTCGTCGACGACCTGCACGGCCGCTACCGCGGCCCGGTCGACGACGTGGTGCTGCGCCGCGGCGACGGCACGCCCGCCTACAACCTCGCGGTGGTGGTCGACGACGCCGCGCAGGGCATCGACCAGGTGGTGCGCGGCGACGACCTGTTGCCGTCCACTCCGCGCCAGGCCTACCTGGCGAGCCTGCTCGACTTGCCCATTCCGCGCTACGCGCATGTGCCGTTGGTACTCAACGAAAGTGGTCAGCGACTGGCCAAACGCGACGGCGCGGTGACGCTCGCCGACCGGCGTGCCCTCGGCAACACGCCCGAACAGGTTGTGAGCTTGCTCGCCGACTCGCTCGGCTATACCGCGAGGACGCCGTCGCAGCTCCTCGAACATTTCGATCCGGCGCGGCTGCCGCGCGAACCTTGGATCCTGGCCGTCGACGGGTTGTTGCAACCCAGCGGGTGTCCGTAA
- a CDS encoding RDD family protein — translation MTSGGYDPNQNPQGGYGQPYPQGQPQYGQQPQYGQQPQYGQDPYGQQQYGQQQPQYGQQPQYGQDPYGQQQPQYGQQPQYAQQPQYNQDPYGQQQYPQQQGYGAGGFGGAQPGELWPRFAARLIDGLIVGIPAGILLLFVGAALGGGFVADIVTTALSGLAALGYFVGMETTQGTTLGKKILGLRVVAPGGAAKIDPVTSLKRNVFLAANVVYCLGSLIAFGLGIYIAITIEQDPNKQGWHDKFAGGTQVVKG, via the coding sequence ATGACGAGCGGTGGGTACGACCCCAACCAGAATCCCCAGGGCGGGTACGGCCAGCCGTACCCGCAGGGCCAGCCGCAGTACGGGCAGCAGCCCCAGTATGGGCAGCAGCCGCAGTACGGTCAGGATCCCTACGGGCAGCAGCAGTACGGCCAGCAGCAGCCGCAGTACGGGCAGCAGCCGCAGTACGGTCAGGATCCCTACGGGCAGCAGCAGCCGCAGTATGGGCAGCAGCCGCAGTACGCGCAGCAGCCGCAATACAACCAGGATCCGTACGGCCAGCAGCAGTACCCGCAGCAGCAGGGCTACGGGGCTGGTGGTTTCGGCGGCGCGCAGCCCGGTGAACTGTGGCCGCGTTTCGCCGCGCGTCTGATCGACGGCCTCATCGTGGGTATCCCGGCGGGCATCCTCCTCCTCTTCGTGGGAGCGGCGCTCGGCGGCGGCTTCGTCGCCGACATCGTCACCACCGCACTGTCCGGCCTCGCGGCACTGGGCTACTTCGTCGGCATGGAGACCACGCAGGGCACCACCCTCGGCAAGAAGATCCTCGGCCTGCGGGTTGTCGCGCCCGGCGGCGCGGCCAAGATCGACCCGGTCACCTCGCTCAAGCGCAACGTCTTCCTCGCGGCCAACGTCGTCTACTGCCTGGGCAGTTTGATCGCGTTCGGTCTCGGCATCTACATCGCCATCACCATCGAGCAGGACCCGAACAAGCAGGGCTGGCACGACAAGTTCGCTGGCGGCACCCAGGTCGTCAAGGGCTGA